The Cynocephalus volans isolate mCynVol1 chromosome 1, mCynVol1.pri, whole genome shotgun sequence region gagaataaattcTATTTAGGAAGAAATACACTGATAGAACTGTACGAGTATTCCTAATCCATTTACTTTGTAAACTATCAAATTTTCTCATTCAAGCCATATACATTTAGAGGACCTTTTGGAAAAGTCTTTGCTATCTTCAATCTGTGGAGAAACTCTTGAGAGTGCTGAGAAATCTCCAGAAAACCAGTATGTTTCCTCCTGGGAACAAACTTTAGAGCCTCTTCCCAACTACCATTGTTTTTCAGACATAACAAAATACGCATCATTTGATCTAAGGTGAGATTTTTGTTACCAACGTCCCATTGTAAATATTTATCTAATGGAAGGCATTCTGTTGCCAGCTTCAGCCGTTTTGCATTGGCTAGGGATGTGCCTGGCTGCATATTCTTATCAACAAAAGAGCCAACTACATAGATTTTGTCATGCTTGAAAGTAGTCATAACATTGGGAGAATCTGCAGTTAAATATATAATACTGTCCTTTGGAAATAAATCTACATGAgacttttctgttgttgttataAGCAATTTGTCCCATTTTTCTCCATAACGTTTAGCTAACTCTCTGTAATAAACACCATCTACTTTAagattgcaaaaataaatatggaaaggATCAACATTTCTTCTGTTCCATCCTTCACTTTCTAAAAGTTGGGAAACAGTATTCTGCAGTTCTTGTCGTTTCATATAATTATCATAAGCCATGTCAAAAACCAAAGGTTGCCCAAACTGCATGGCCTGGATACCCTTCCAGCCCATTGCAATGTTCATATTCCTTTCCCAAAGtcgtaaaaataaaaagtttcgcTGTTTATCTTCCTCAGTGGTTTCTAGCAGCTTGGCTTTTTTTACTTCTTCCCTTGCAgctgctttcatttccttttttatttggttagcttttttcattttttccctaatatataaatattttaaatattttttttttgatgacttaGAAGCACATTCCATAAGGGTTTTGAGCTCTTCTTCAGTGATATGTTCTGGTACTTCTCTGCCAAGCAATCTCCACATCTCAATTAACTCTCTGGTGGCTGCTAGAGGATCTTCATCCTTGCTGCTTGAGACTGTTGAAACATCTTTTTGCACACTAGATTTCATTGTAGTTTTCCACCCATCCAATTCTAGCTGATCAGGAGGGGATGTACTCTCCTTATTAGGGTAGGACAAAGTTGGTATTTTGGAAGACATGTATCTCTGCAGAACTGTTGAATATAAATTCCTTCTCTCTGTATGAACGGTAAATGGCACCAAAAACCGGGTAAAAGGTCTTAAGAAAGTAACATTAACACTCATCTTGAGGAAAATAGACATATAAGAAAActctgtaaaagaagaaaaatgcaagtAAAAGTTAGACAAAGAGTTTTAAATCCTCCCAACTAACTGTGCAAGTATAAATTTGAGATACCAAAATACATCAATTTCTGAAACACAAAGTGATCTCCGTACAACCTTATGTGCTGCACCATTAATTTTTCCTAGATTCCTGTGGCCTAAAGCCTGCGATGACGCGTTGGGTAAAAAGTTTAAAACTTATTTGGGTTCttattttaaacatgtatttCACCATTGCTTTAGGCAAAAGGATAACTTGAAGATCCTTTTTAGATTTGTATCTAGGGGCCTAGAGGATTGATGTTACTGGAAAACAAAGTTATGTATCACCAATGCAGCTAAGATCACACTATATTCTCCTCCATTCTACAGTGAGTCCAGATACAGACCCAAACACAAGATCCTTCACAAAAGCAACACACAAAGAACAGATAAGTTACAGAAGATGGTAACTAGTAAAAAGCACTTGGGAGCTGCTGTATCGATGCCCTCAtgttttcaaaacagaaatatatagagatccaaaaaaaaaaaaaaaaaaaaaaaaaaaaaacaacctgttCCCCAGTTCAGACTTTATTTTGCAGCAAATAATGTTATTGCCAAACAAAATGTCCAAAACTGTAACAAATATATTTTACCCTAAAGTTTTGGATGTTCAcaagatgatgatgatgcttAAAGATGTGAAACCAGAgtaaaattagaaggaaaaaaaaattaaaatttttacaaaatgcaactacaacatttgaaaagaaaatttccttcttCCCTTGGCTTCATTCAATGATCATGCATGCTCCCAGGTCTCCTGTCTCTTTGACATGTGCACTGATGCCCTGCTGCTCCCCTCCCTTAAAGGTGGATCTGACTCTGTGTTCTGTCCTTATCCCTATTTTCAATCTATACTCATATATTTTCTCTGTGAGATCTGATCTACTTCTGGGGCTCCAATCACTATGCAACAGAAAGACACCTCAAATGCAACAAGTTGAAAtaatctctccctttctttcccaaCTGGCTACACTTTCTGTGTTCTATTTCAGAGAGGGATACTGCTATCCATCCAGCTGTTACAGCAAGAAACTAGGAGTCACTTCGTTACTGTTTTCTGTCACATCCATCATATCTAATCCATgtgaattatattcattttactttctaaatattttaatctatttacttCTCTTCaaccccattttctttttcctttcctttccttttttttttaagatgaccggtaaggggatcctaacccttg contains the following coding sequences:
- the TRMT10C gene encoding tRNA methyltransferase 10 homolog C codes for the protein MSIFLKMSVNVTFLRPFTRFLVPFTVHTERRNLYSTVLQRYMSSKIPTLSYPNKESTSPPDQLELDGWKTTMKSSVQKDVSTVSSSKDEDPLAATRELIEMWRLLGREVPEHITEEELKTLMECASKSSKKKYLKYLYIREKMKKANQIKKEMKAAAREEVKKAKLLETTEEDKQRNFLFLRLWERNMNIAMGWKGIQAMQFGQPLVFDMAYDNYMKRQELQNTVSQLLESEGWNRRNVDPFHIYFCNLKVDGVYYRELAKRYGEKWDKLLITTTEKSHVDLFPKDSIIYLTADSPNVMTTFKHDKIYVVGSFVDKNMQPGTSLANAKRLKLATECLPLDKYLQWDVGNKNLTLDQMMRILLCLKNNGSWEEALKFVPRRKHTGFLEISQHSQEFLHRLKIAKTFPKGPLNVYGLNEKI